A single window of Bdellovibrionales bacterium DNA harbors:
- a CDS encoding DNA-directed RNA polymerase subunit alpha, giving the protein MQQEHYYKFWRDLIAPKGIEVDTDSLTPTYGKFTVRPLERGYGITIGNSMRRVLLSSMMGSAITTVRFNNVLHEFSTMPDVMEDVTDIILNLKQVRFRQYATEPQVIKITKNGSGKVTAADIQLNDKIEVLNPEQHIATLGGNAKFEAELTVAYGRGYVPAEEIEEKSTAVGAITLDAIFSPIRRVNYNVSNARVGQKTDYDSLTLEVWTDGSIKPEESVALAAKIMKEQLQVFVTFDEAVEPTTEKEEKRNPVLNDNLFRSVDDLELSVRSANCLKNANIRYIGELVVRSEAEMLKTKNFGRKSLNEIKEILVDMGLGLGMKIDGWPPAGWNPNAGAPRNEQ; this is encoded by the coding sequence ATGCAACAAGAGCATTATTATAAATTTTGGAGAGATCTGATCGCACCTAAAGGGATTGAGGTAGATACAGATTCATTAACTCCCACCTATGGTAAGTTCACGGTTCGACCGCTTGAGCGCGGTTATGGAATTACTATCGGAAACTCTATGCGCCGAGTTCTATTGAGCTCTATGATGGGTTCTGCCATCACTACTGTGCGTTTCAATAATGTTTTGCATGAGTTCTCGACTATGCCCGATGTTATGGAAGACGTAACCGACATTATCTTGAATCTTAAACAAGTTCGCTTCCGTCAGTACGCGACTGAGCCTCAAGTGATCAAAATCACTAAAAACGGTTCGGGCAAAGTCACGGCAGCAGACATCCAATTGAATGACAAAATCGAAGTCCTAAACCCTGAGCAGCACATTGCGACTCTTGGTGGGAATGCGAAGTTCGAAGCGGAATTAACCGTCGCTTACGGACGCGGTTATGTTCCTGCTGAAGAGATCGAAGAAAAATCGACAGCTGTGGGAGCAATCACTCTCGATGCGATTTTCTCTCCAATCCGTCGCGTGAACTACAATGTTTCTAACGCTCGCGTGGGTCAAAAGACAGATTACGATTCTTTAACTCTCGAAGTTTGGACGGATGGTTCTATTAAGCCAGAAGAGTCAGTGGCATTAGCTGCGAAAATCATGAAAGAGCAACTCCAAGTTTTTGTGACTTTCGACGAAGCGGTTGAACCTACGACAGAAAAAGAAGAAAAACGCAATCCAGTTCTTAACGACAACCTTTTCCGCTCTGTAGATGATCTTGAGCTTTCTGTTCGCAGTGCGAACTGCTTAAAGAATGCAAACATTCGCTACATCGGTGAGTTGGTCGTACGTTCAGAAGCTGAAATGTTAAAAACAAAAAACTTCGGTCGAAAATCATTGAACGAGATTAAAGAAATCCTTGTGGATATGGGTCTTGGTCTTGGAATGAAGATTGATGGTTGGCCTCCTGCAGGTTGGAATCCCAACGCAGGTGCCCCTCGCAACGAACAG
- the rpsK gene encoding 30S ribosomal protein S11, protein MATETNTNKADQKNKPVKKKTKKNVPVGKCFVQAGFGNTIITITDPSGNTVSWSSSGMLGFKGSRKGTPFASQLAAEDAAKKAIEQGVKSVDVLLNGPGAGREPAIRALANAGLRVTSMRDITPVPHNGCRPPKRRRV, encoded by the coding sequence ATGGCTACAGAAACAAATACAAATAAAGCAGATCAAAAAAATAAACCTGTTAAGAAGAAGACGAAAAAGAACGTTCCAGTTGGAAAATGTTTCGTACAAGCTGGGTTCGGTAACACGATCATCACGATCACTGATCCCTCTGGAAACACTGTTAGCTGGTCAAGCTCAGGCATGTTAGGTTTTAAAGGCAGCCGTAAGGGAACTCCCTTTGCTTCGCAGTTAGCTGCAGAAGATGCTGCGAAGAAAGCTATTGAGCAAGGCGTGAAGTCCGTAGACGTCTTGTTGAATGGTCCTGGTGCTGGTCGCGAGCCCGCGATTCGTGCATTGGCCAATGCGGGTTTGCGCGTGACTTCTATGAGAGACATTACACCTGTCCCTCATAATGGTTGCCGCCCGCCCAAAAGAAGACGCGTTTAA
- the rpsM gene encoding 30S ribosomal protein S13 produces MARISGIDIPKNKRVEVALTYIYGIGRKRAQDLCAAMKFPASKRTHELTDDDVAKLRDMIQAQFKIEGDLRRETAMFIKRLIDLGTYRGSRHKKGLPVRGQRTRSNARIRKGPRKTVANKKKAVM; encoded by the coding sequence ATGGCTCGTATTTCGGGTATCGATATTCCAAAAAACAAACGTGTTGAAGTCGCTTTGACTTATATCTACGGAATCGGTCGCAAAAGAGCGCAAGACCTTTGCGCAGCAATGAAATTTCCAGCATCAAAAAGAACTCATGAGTTAACAGATGATGATGTTGCTAAACTCAGAGATATGATTCAAGCCCAATTTAAAATCGAAGGTGATTTACGTCGTGAAACGGCGATGTTCATCAAGCGTTTGATCGATCTTGGTACTTACCGAGGCTCTCGCCACAAAAAAGGTTTACCTGTTCGTGGTCAGAGAACACGCAGTAACGCGCGTATCAGAAAAGGTCCTCGTAAGACAGTTGCTAACAAGAAAAAAGCAGTGATGTAA
- the rpmJ gene encoding 50S ribosomal protein L36, which produces MKVRASVKKICNKCKVLKRRGVVRVICENPKHKQRQG; this is translated from the coding sequence GTGAAAGTTCGCGCATCTGTCAAGAAAATTTGTAATAAGTGTAAAGTGCTAAAACGCCGTGGAGTTGTCCGCGTTATTTGTGAAAACCCTAAGCATAAGCAAAGGCAAGGTTAA
- a CDS encoding adenylate kinase — MSLVLFGPPGAGKGTQSQLMIQTLQMSHISTGDLFREAMKNKTPLGIEAQNYVDAGKLVPDAIVIGMVREVIEKNKEIDYIFDGFPRTTPQAEALGQQIHEVGARPITKALFLEVPNETLMERLSGRRVCKNCGAVYHATNNPPKTEGTCDRCGGEVYQRKDDSSEAIKTRLEAYEKSTAPLKDYYKDKGLFASVDGVGTTEDVFKKIQNFIKN; from the coding sequence TTGAGCCTGGTCCTCTTCGGGCCTCCTGGCGCCGGCAAGGGGACCCAATCTCAACTTATGATTCAAACCCTACAGATGTCCCACATCAGTACGGGAGATCTCTTTCGTGAAGCCATGAAAAATAAAACTCCATTGGGTATCGAAGCCCAAAACTACGTGGACGCCGGGAAACTAGTCCCGGACGCTATAGTTATCGGAATGGTTCGCGAAGTGATCGAAAAAAATAAGGAAATCGACTATATTTTCGATGGATTTCCTAGAACTACCCCTCAGGCCGAGGCTCTCGGCCAACAAATTCACGAGGTGGGGGCTCGTCCTATTACTAAAGCTCTCTTTTTAGAAGTTCCCAATGAAACATTGATGGAAAGATTGTCGGGCCGCCGGGTGTGTAAAAACTGCGGAGCCGTCTACCACGCCACAAATAACCCTCCCAAAACGGAAGGCACTTGTGATCGTTGCGGCGGTGAAGTGTACCAGCGAAAAGACGATTCTTCTGAGGCGATTAAAACCCGTCTGGAAGCCTATGAAAAATCAACGGCACCATTGAAAGACTACTACAAAGATAAGGGTTTATTTGCCTCGGTAGACGGGGTGGGGACGACTGAAGACGTCTTCAAAAAGATTCAAAATTTTATTAAAAATTAG
- the secY gene encoding preprotein translocase subunit SecY, with product MASENVINNQDLQKKLLFTLFCLLIYRLGIHVPTPGVNIDVARTFFSSQKGLFGIFNTFTGGALNQFSVFALGIMPYISSSIIFQLLTSMVPYLEALKKEGEPGRKKIQQYTRWGTVVLAVFQAWGLSNLLVGRETAGQPVFLGQIGIVPFQLLTIVTLTAGTCFVMWLGEQISEKGLGEGASMIIFAGIAAGIPTGAMNLWSMVSSGQMSGPLVLALLAFMFLVLGAIIYIEVAQRRIPIHLSQKGAGGRAPQMLGSYLPFKINLCGVLPPIFAFAILGFPATLASFSQSAWVQNLQNYFSPTGAVFNIAFVILVVFFSFFYTEIVMPPDEMADNLKKSGKFIPGIRAGKSTADYLRTVMSRLNVGGSIYLCVICIMPTLLMSSANVPFYFGGTSVLILAGVALQLIEKINAYRYESMIKAAQRPRRTGRRVSF from the coding sequence GTGGCATCTGAGAACGTCATCAACAACCAAGATTTACAGAAAAAACTTCTCTTCACACTGTTTTGTTTACTGATCTATAGACTAGGAATTCACGTTCCCACCCCGGGCGTGAATATCGATGTCGCGAGAACGTTCTTCTCAAGCCAAAAAGGCCTCTTTGGTATCTTCAATACCTTTACCGGAGGAGCACTCAATCAATTTAGTGTTTTTGCTCTCGGAATTATGCCTTACATCTCAAGTTCAATTATTTTTCAATTATTAACCTCCATGGTTCCTTATCTTGAAGCTCTCAAGAAAGAAGGCGAACCTGGACGTAAAAAGATCCAACAGTACACTCGTTGGGGTACAGTGGTTCTTGCGGTTTTCCAGGCGTGGGGTTTATCAAATCTCCTCGTTGGTCGCGAAACTGCGGGACAACCGGTTTTCCTCGGGCAAATTGGGATTGTTCCTTTTCAACTCCTCACCATTGTCACTCTCACTGCCGGCACATGCTTCGTGATGTGGCTCGGTGAACAGATCTCCGAAAAAGGTCTCGGTGAAGGTGCAAGTATGATCATTTTCGCAGGGATTGCGGCGGGGATTCCCACGGGCGCGATGAACCTTTGGAGCATGGTCAGCAGCGGTCAAATGAGTGGACCCCTTGTTCTTGCTCTCTTAGCCTTTATGTTCCTCGTTTTGGGAGCCATTATCTATATCGAAGTGGCCCAACGTCGAATCCCGATCCATCTCTCGCAGAAGGGTGCCGGGGGACGAGCGCCTCAAATGCTTGGCAGCTACCTTCCGTTCAAGATCAACTTGTGTGGAGTGTTGCCTCCGATCTTCGCATTCGCAATCTTAGGATTCCCGGCGACATTAGCGTCGTTTTCTCAGTCCGCCTGGGTTCAAAATTTACAGAACTATTTCTCTCCAACAGGAGCTGTATTTAACATCGCGTTTGTGATTCTCGTGGTGTTCTTTAGCTTTTTCTATACAGAAATCGTGATGCCTCCGGATGAAATGGCCGATAACTTGAAAAAATCCGGAAAATTCATTCCTGGAATTCGCGCTGGAAAAAGCACTGCGGATTATCTCCGAACGGTGATGTCGCGCCTGAATGTCGGTGGATCGATTTATCTTTGTGTGATTTGTATTATGCCAACTCTCCTTATGAGCTCAGCTAACGTGCCCTTCTACTTCGGTGGAACAAGCGTTCTGATTCTTGCAGGTGTGGCCCTTCAACTGATCGAAAAGATCAACGCTTATCGATACGAATCGATGATCAAAGCGGCCCAACGTCCTCGTCGAACGGGGAGAAGGGTTAGTTTTTGA
- the rplO gene encoding 50S ribosomal protein L15 — protein sequence MLDQLKPAPGSTHYRKRVGRGDGSGHGGTAGKGHKGQKARTGGRVRRGFEGGQTPLVRRLPKFGFTNNQFKTEYVILNLSDFSRYGSEISPDVLVKAGVMGKNCLLKVLGNGKLEKPVTVKAHKFSGKAKEMIEKAGGKTEVI from the coding sequence ATGTTAGATCAGCTAAAACCAGCCCCAGGCTCAACACATTACAGAAAACGCGTCGGTCGCGGCGATGGCTCTGGCCATGGCGGTACTGCTGGAAAAGGCCACAAGGGTCAAAAAGCAAGAACTGGCGGTAGAGTTCGTCGAGGCTTCGAGGGTGGTCAAACTCCTCTCGTTCGTCGTCTTCCAAAGTTCGGTTTCACGAACAACCAATTCAAAACAGAATACGTAATTTTAAATCTTTCTGACTTCAGCCGTTATGGATCAGAAATTTCACCTGATGTGCTTGTTAAAGCGGGCGTCATGGGCAAAAATTGTCTATTAAAAGTATTAGGCAATGGAAAACTAGAAAAGCCAGTGACTGTCAAAGCGCATAAGTTTAGCGGGAAAGCTAAAGAGATGATTGAAAAGGCTGGTGGAAAGACTGAGGTTATCTAA
- the rpmD gene encoding 50S ribosomal protein L30, whose amino-acid sequence MAKTFRVKLIKGMRGCSETQRETVRCIGLRRTNSEVVVNDTPAMRGQILKVQHLVKVTVEGAATTKTAAKK is encoded by the coding sequence ATGGCAAAGACTTTTCGAGTGAAATTAATTAAAGGAATGCGCGGTTGCTCAGAAACTCAGCGTGAAACTGTGCGTTGCATCGGTTTACGTCGAACAAACTCTGAAGTGGTTGTAAACGACACACCGGCAATGCGTGGACAAATTTTAAAAGTTCAACATTTAGTAAAAGTAACTGTTGAAGGCGCTGCTACAACTAAGACAGCTGCCAAGAAGTAA
- the rpsE gene encoding 30S ribosomal protein S5, whose product MQEQQVSEFEEKVVNVRRVAKVVKGGRRFSFAALVVVGNSNGSFGFGTGKSGEVPEAIGKATRGARKNLHGVSLVDGRTIAHEVIGKFGATSIILRPAAPGTGVIAGGAVRAVLESVGIKDILTKRIGTRNAHNAVRATLDGLRQLQGNVLLNTYK is encoded by the coding sequence ATGCAAGAACAACAAGTATCTGAATTTGAAGAAAAAGTAGTGAACGTAAGACGAGTCGCTAAAGTTGTTAAGGGTGGACGAAGATTTTCATTCGCAGCTCTTGTCGTTGTTGGTAACAGCAACGGAAGCTTTGGTTTCGGCACTGGTAAATCCGGTGAAGTTCCAGAAGCTATCGGTAAGGCCACTCGCGGAGCTCGCAAGAACCTCCATGGAGTCTCTCTTGTCGATGGTCGCACTATCGCTCACGAAGTGATCGGTAAGTTCGGAGCCACTTCGATTATCCTTCGCCCGGCAGCCCCTGGCACTGGAGTTATCGCAGGTGGAGCTGTTCGTGCAGTTCTTGAGTCCGTAGGTATTAAAGATATTTTAACTAAGAGAATCGGTACACGTAACGCCCACAATGCGGTTCGTGCCACTTTGGATGGCTTACGCCAACTCCAAGGGAACGTTCTTCTCAACACTTACAAATAA
- the rplR gene encoding 50S ribosomal protein L18 has translation MRLTINKKNSHKLKSRKVKKVRSRKKINGTDERPRLCVFRSLKNIYVQLVNDIDGTTIASASSLVDVKDKKAGKDLAFEVGKVIAQKAKAKNIDKVVFDRGGYIYHGRVKSVADGAREGGLNF, from the coding sequence GTGCGCTTAACGATAAATAAGAAAAACAGCCATAAGTTAAAGTCGAGAAAAGTTAAAAAAGTTCGTTCTCGCAAAAAAATTAATGGAACTGACGAGCGTCCTCGTCTTTGCGTTTTTAGAAGTTTAAAAAATATCTATGTTCAGTTGGTAAATGATATCGATGGAACTACGATTGCTTCTGCGTCTTCTCTTGTTGATGTGAAAGACAAAAAAGCGGGAAAAGATTTAGCTTTTGAAGTGGGCAAAGTGATCGCTCAAAAAGCTAAAGCTAAAAATATTGATAAGGTAGTTTTTGATCGTGGTGGATATATCTATCATGGACGTGTGAAATCTGTTGCTGACGGCGCTCGTGAGGGCGGATTGAACTTCTAG
- the rplF gene encoding 50S ribosomal protein L6, which yields MSRIGKNPVKFDSKVNVTISPNNDVIVKGAKTTMTVPMRKQIQAKIENGQIVLTRKDESNESKALHGLYRSLVKNAVVGVSEGWTRSLTLQGVGYRASVSGKKLELSLGYSHPIMFDIPNGIEIKVDKQTTVLVVGADKALVGQVSAKIRGFRPPEPYLGKGVRYTDEVIRRKEGKSAGK from the coding sequence ATGTCTAGGATTGGTAAAAACCCAGTTAAGTTTGATTCAAAGGTGAATGTCACAATTAGCCCTAACAATGACGTTATTGTTAAAGGCGCTAAGACAACGATGACAGTCCCAATGAGAAAGCAAATTCAAGCGAAGATCGAAAACGGTCAAATCGTCTTGACTCGAAAAGATGAAAGCAACGAATCAAAAGCTTTGCATGGTCTTTACAGATCATTAGTAAAGAACGCCGTTGTGGGTGTGTCTGAAGGTTGGACGCGCTCTCTCACTCTGCAAGGGGTAGGATATCGTGCTTCTGTGAGCGGTAAAAAGTTGGAACTCTCTTTGGGTTACAGCCATCCGATCATGTTCGACATTCCTAATGGAATTGAAATTAAAGTTGATAAACAAACCACTGTACTCGTAGTTGGTGCGGACAAGGCCTTAGTTGGTCAAGTTTCTGCTAAAATCAGAGGATTCCGTCCTCCTGAGCCATATCTCGGTAAAGGTGTTCGTTATACGGATGAAGTAATTAGACGTAAAGAAGGTAAATCGGCTGGTAAGTAA
- the rpsH gene encoding 30S ribosomal protein S8, translating into MDVIGDLLTVIRNGSTAGHEKVDVPASKFKEAVVAVLKKADYITDYKVVKDGKQGIMRVYLNYGDNGVARITGLRRMSRPGRRYYVNSENVPNVRSGYGLAVVSTSKGVMSGGDAKKQNLGGELICTVW; encoded by the coding sequence GTGGACGTTATTGGTGATTTATTAACAGTAATTCGAAATGGTTCAACTGCTGGTCACGAGAAGGTGGACGTGCCTGCTTCTAAATTTAAAGAAGCTGTCGTCGCTGTTCTTAAGAAGGCAGATTACATCACTGACTACAAAGTAGTTAAGGATGGGAAACAAGGAATTATGCGTGTGTATTTAAACTATGGTGACAACGGTGTAGCTAGAATTACTGGTCTTCGCCGCATGAGTCGCCCAGGTCGTCGTTATTACGTGAATTCTGAAAATGTTCCGAATGTAAGATCAGGATATGGTCTTGCGGTTGTGAGCACAAGTAAGGGCGTGATGAGCGGGGGAGATGCGAAAAAGCAGAACCTCGGTGGCGAATTGATTTGTACTGTTTGGTAG
- a CDS encoding type Z 30S ribosomal protein S14, translating into MARRAMIVKSERTPKFSTRAHSRCKICGRPKAFLRKFEMCRICFRNLASKGLIPGVIKASW; encoded by the coding sequence GTGGCTCGTCGTGCAATGATCGTTAAGTCAGAAAGAACACCGAAGTTTTCAACACGTGCTCATAGCCGTTGTAAAATCTGCGGAAGACCAAAAGCTTTCCTGAGAAAATTCGAAATGTGTCGTATTTGTTTCCGTAATTTAGCCAGCAAAGGTCTCATTCCTGGCGTAATCAAGGCCAGCTGGTAG
- the rplE gene encoding 50S ribosomal protein L5: MNRLQEKYKKEMIPALMKELGIDNIMQVPRLEKIVINQCNSDAVQNAKVLVTASDEITTIAGQKAVITKSKKSIANFKLRENMPIGVTVTLRRDRMWSFLDRLLTVALPRVRDFRGLPSRGFDGRGNYNMGLKEQTVFPEINYDKVDKVRGMNITICTSAKTDAEGKALLDAFSFPFRK; the protein is encoded by the coding sequence GTGAATCGTCTTCAAGAAAAATATAAAAAGGAAATGATTCCCGCTCTGATGAAAGAGTTGGGCATTGATAACATTATGCAGGTTCCACGTCTCGAAAAGATCGTGATCAACCAGTGTAACTCAGACGCTGTTCAAAACGCTAAAGTGTTGGTGACGGCTTCTGATGAGATCACCACTATCGCGGGCCAAAAAGCCGTGATTACTAAATCAAAAAAATCGATCGCGAACTTTAAGCTTCGCGAAAACATGCCCATCGGCGTGACTGTGACTCTTCGCCGCGATCGTATGTGGTCTTTCTTAGATCGTTTGCTCACTGTGGCTCTTCCTCGCGTTCGTGACTTCCGTGGATTACCTTCACGTGGTTTTGATGGTCGCGGAAACTACAACATGGGTCTTAAAGAACAAACTGTATTCCCTGAGATTAACTACGATAAAGTAGATAAAGTTCGCGGAATGAATATTACTATTTGTACTAGTGCAAAAACGGACGCTGAAGGTAAAGCATTGCTTGATGCTTTTAGCTTTCCGTTTAGAAAATAA
- the rplN gene encoding 50S ribosomal protein L14 — protein sequence MIQQQSKMRVADNSGAKEVMCIKVLGGSKRRTASIGDIVVVSVKSAMPTSKIKKGEVAKAVIVRTIQRIKRPDGSYIKFDDNAAVLINASKEPIGTRIFGPVARELRAKQFVKIVSLAPEVI from the coding sequence ATGATTCAGCAGCAATCGAAAATGCGCGTTGCCGACAACTCTGGTGCAAAAGAAGTTATGTGCATCAAGGTTCTAGGTGGCTCTAAGAGAAGAACAGCATCGATCGGCGATATCGTCGTCGTTTCTGTGAAATCGGCAATGCCGACGTCCAAAATTAAAAAGGGCGAAGTGGCAAAAGCTGTGATCGTAAGAACAATCCAAAGAATTAAGCGTCCTGACGGAAGCTACATTAAATTCGACGACAACGCGGCAGTTTTGATCAATGCATCAAAAGAGCCAATCGGTACTCGTATCTTTGGACCAGTGGCAAGAGAGCTCCGTGCGAAGCAATTCGTAAAGATCGTTTCTCTAGCTCCGGAAGTTATTTAA
- the rpsQ gene encoding 30S ribosomal protein S17, producing the protein MSAKENLNVDNRGRRKEEIGTVLSDKMDKTISVQIYRTVTHPKYKKLIRKTTVFKAHDETNQAKEGDKVRIYETRPLSKNKRWMLAEVVEKANKGQE; encoded by the coding sequence ATGAGCGCTAAAGAAAACTTAAACGTAGATAATCGCGGTCGCCGTAAAGAAGAAATCGGTACGGTTCTTAGCGATAAAATGGACAAAACAATTTCTGTCCAAATTTATCGTACCGTGACTCATCCTAAATATAAAAAATTAATTCGTAAGACGACTGTGTTCAAAGCACACGATGAGACGAACCAAGCTAAAGAAGGCGACAAAGTTCGTATCTACGAGACTCGTCCATTGAGCAAAAATAAACGTTGGATGTTGGCCGAAGTGGTTGAAAAAGCTAATAAAGGCCAGGAGTAA
- the rpmC gene encoding 50S ribosomal protein L29, producing MKYADFKDLSPTDLNKKIRELKEKSFQARMKNSMGQFSNPASIRVMRRDVARLKTVLSVKTRGTNP from the coding sequence ATGAAGTACGCAGATTTCAAAGATCTTTCTCCGACAGATCTCAATAAAAAGATTCGCGAACTTAAAGAAAAGAGCTTTCAAGCTAGAATGAAGAATTCTATGGGTCAATTTTCAAACCCTGCATCTATTCGTGTTATGCGCCGAGATGTTGCTCGCTTGAAAACTGTTCTTTCAGTCAAAACAAGAGGTACTAATCCATGA
- the rplP gene encoding 50S ribosomal protein L16, whose amino-acid sequence MLSPKRVKWRKQHKGKMKGLASRAANLSYGDFGLKATTNGWLTARQLEAGRIAISRSIKRGGKVWIRVFPHKPVTEKPAEVRMGSGKGNPEYWVAVVKPGTILFEINGVTREQAAEAFRLAGHKMPFKCRFIAREK is encoded by the coding sequence GTGTTAAGTCCTAAGCGTGTAAAATGGAGAAAACAACATAAAGGTAAGATGAAGGGCCTTGCTTCAAGAGCAGCCAATCTTTCTTACGGTGATTTCGGTCTTAAAGCGACGACGAACGGTTGGCTTACAGCTCGCCAGTTAGAAGCAGGACGTATCGCAATCAGCCGTTCAATCAAACGCGGTGGTAAAGTTTGGATCCGCGTTTTCCCACACAAGCCAGTTACTGAGAAGCCGGCTGAAGTACGTATGGGATCTGGTAAAGGTAACCCAGAGTACTGGGTCGCTGTTGTAAAGCCAGGAACTATTTTGTTTGAAATTAACGGTGTAACTAGAGAACAAGCGGCGGAAGCATTTAGACTTGCAGGGCACAAAATGCCATTCAAGTGTCGTTTCATCGCGAGGGAGAAATAA
- the rpsC gene encoding 30S ribosomal protein S3, with product MGQKVNPISFRLGVIRTWDSRWFANGPTYALQLHEDIKIRNYLQKKLKHAGISKIEIERAHKNLRVLIYTARPGVVIGKKGAGMDSMALELQKLTTSKVSLKVEEVRKPDMDSKLVAENIALQLEKRVSWRRALKKAIASGVRSGVRGIKVQVAGRLDGAEIARTEWYTEKSVPLHTLRADIDYGTAEALTSYGIIGLKVWIYKGDVLSTREAEEAGRVKS from the coding sequence GTGGGACAAAAAGTTAATCCAATATCATTCAGATTAGGCGTCATTAGAACTTGGGACTCTCGTTGGTTCGCAAACGGACCTACTTATGCTCTTCAACTTCACGAAGACATCAAAATCAGAAATTACTTACAGAAAAAGTTAAAGCACGCCGGTATTTCTAAAATCGAAATTGAGCGCGCTCATAAAAATTTAAGAGTTCTTATCTACACAGCTCGTCCTGGTGTTGTTATCGGGAAAAAAGGCGCTGGAATGGATTCCATGGCTCTCGAATTACAAAAGCTAACGACGAGCAAAGTTTCTTTAAAAGTGGAAGAAGTTCGTAAGCCCGACATGGACTCAAAACTCGTTGCTGAGAACATCGCTCTCCAATTGGAAAAACGTGTATCTTGGAGACGTGCTTTGAAAAAAGCGATCGCATCGGGTGTTCGCAGTGGCGTTCGTGGAATTAAAGTACAAGTTGCTGGTCGTCTTGATGGAGCGGAAATCGCTCGTACCGAGTGGTACACAGAGAAGAGCGTTCCTCTTCACACATTAAGAGCAGATATTGATTACGGAACAGCAGAAGCATTGACATCATATGGAATCATTGGATTGAAAGTATGGATCTACAAAGGTGACGTACTTTCTACTCGTGAGGCTGAGGAGGCGGGTCGTGTTAAGTCCTAA
- the rplV gene encoding 50S ribosomal protein L22, protein MEVKAKLRFGRIGAQKARLVVDMIRGKSINETMRILAFHNQKAGRMVKKLVESAVANAEVKQVIDVDNLYVKTIFVDEGPVIKRFIPRSQGRATEIKKRMSHISVILDER, encoded by the coding sequence ATGGAAGTGAAAGCTAAACTCAGATTTGGAAGAATTGGTGCTCAAAAAGCCCGTCTTGTCGTCGATATGATCCGCGGAAAGTCGATCAATGAAACGATGAGAATCCTCGCTTTTCATAATCAAAAAGCGGGTCGTATGGTTAAGAAGCTTGTTGAATCCGCTGTGGCTAACGCCGAAGTGAAGCAAGTGATCGACGTCGACAATCTTTATGTAAAAACGATTTTTGTAGATGAAGGCCCAGTTATTAAGCGCTTCATCCCTCGTTCACAAGGCCGTGCAACAGAAATTAAAAAACGTATGAGTCACATTAGCGTGATTCTCGACGAGAGGTAA
- the rpsS gene encoding 30S ribosomal protein S19: MARSLKKGPFIDDHLAKKVAKALETGDKKVIKTWSRRSTILPDMVGLTFSISNGTSKFPVVHITENMIGHKLGEFAPTRVFRGHSENKTKEVAKA; the protein is encoded by the coding sequence GTGGCACGTTCATTAAAAAAAGGTCCATTTATCGATGATCACTTGGCTAAAAAAGTAGCTAAGGCTCTTGAGACTGGTGATAAAAAAGTTATTAAAACTTGGTCACGTCGTTCAACAATCTTGCCAGACATGGTGGGATTGACGTTCTCTATCAGCAACGGCACGTCGAAATTTCCTGTAGTTCACATTACAGAAAATATGATTGGCCATAAACTTGGGGAATTTGCTCCCACTCGTGTTTTCAGAGGCCACTCTGAGAACAAGACTAAAGAAGTAGCTAAGGCTTAG